The sequence CAACGTTGACTGAAATTTTTTTGATTTCAGTTGAGTGAAACATAGTCGGATCCTATTTTTTTGTTTGCAATGTTTGTGCATCGACTGATGAACCAGGCTCTAGTTTATGCCGCTTAGTAGTTGAAGCAAGcctcttttttttgttgcataggGAACTTGGAGAGTCGCAGGTGCCGCATCTATGTCGTTTCGCTCTTTTTTTTAGTCACCACAAAGGGAGCACAAGTTTACTGTTCAAAGAGATGGTCATTTTAAGCAAGATGCAATCCTTAGCGTTATAAAGAAAAAATACAACAGTTCATTGTACCATACTAAAAAACAATACGATTTTAATAATTATCTTTATGGtcttatttataattttagcacaGGACATACGAAttaaaaagtaaattttatatgacCCTGTCTTATGAAAAATTCTCTCCCCTGTGATAACACGTGTTCactccttctctcttttttttagctATTGGATCACAGGATGAATGGTGTGGATAGAGTTTCACAAAGATCTTTTTAGACAgagttctataaaatttgctttctaCGAATTGTCGGAGATAGCCCCTGCCCTCTAAGTACGGGACCAATGAACCCCGAGAAGCTAAATCTCTGCTGCTAACCTTTCTGAACTTCGTCGacaataaaaatcataaaatgtagTCACCTGAAGTATAGGAAATGTGAGAGAAATAAGATGTGTTTTGAGCTCCACGTAGCTACAGGTTGTTGTTACTATCTGACAAGTGAGCAGGGATAATTCTTGAGAAACGTTATATGATACTAGTTAAGTGTATGTgtgttataataaaaatataaatactagATATAGTAACATTAAGTATAAACTGAATGTATGAGATGTTGATTCAACATGAGAATACTATCGAACGAATACGTCGAGAACGATATCATACTTTGATTTCagataagataaaaaaaatgagaagattatttgctaatttttctcttattttttatttactttttattagtaaaatatgtcaTATATTTGTAGCTGTTAACGACACGGAAAGGCAGAAAAATAAGGatggataaattatttaaattttagatattttattaGATGGAAGAAGATATATAGTAGAGATATCGCATCTCCTTGCCTCCTGTCATCAAATGATCGCTAAAAACACCAATGCTAGCTGTTTCAATGGACAAGTCGAGATCCGGCAAAATTTAGAAAGCTTGACCTGGTGGCCGTTCACAATtacctttattttttcattgtTGGTACTCCTTTCTTCTCGTTTCCCATGCCGACCGATGACCTCAAGAGCTGCCGACCATCCTCGATCGCATTGACCCAGCCGCACCTCGGCCGCGAGGCCAGTAACGAAGCAGGTGAGGCGCCaagacgccggcgagcctgacaaGGCGTGGAGAGAGATGACATCCGTGCGTCAGTGGTGGCGCCGCGCCGTCGCGGCCCTCAAGGACAGGAGGAGCATGCTCCTGGCTCGCGTGCGGCCGCGCAGGGTCGGGGCTTGGCACCACCGGGAGCTGGAGGTGGCAGTGATCCGCGCGACGAGCCACGAGGACCGGTGGATGGACTACCGGAGCGCCGCGCGGGTGTTCGCGTGGGCGCGCACATCGCCATCGTTCCTGCGATCCGTCATGTGGGTGCTGGCGCGCCGCGCGCGGCGGACGCGGTGCTGGGTCGTGGCGCTCAAGACCCTCATGATCGCGCATGGCCTGTCCCTACGCTCGGGCCTCGCTCCGCCCGAGGCGCGCGCCGGGCGCGTTCCCTTCGAGCTCGCCGACTTCCAGGACCGCTCTTCGTCGTCAGCCAAGTCCGTGGCCTTCTCCGCCTTCGTGCGCGCCTATTTCCGCTTCCTCAACTACCGCTCCCACTTCTCCGCACAGGAAGACatcgacggcgacggcgccgaTTGCTCCGACTACCAAACGACCCGGCTCGACCGGATAGCCAAGCAGCAATTCCTGCTTGAGCTGCTCCTGCAGATCCGCCCGTACGGCGACGGCATGGAGGTGCCGCTCGTCCTGGAGGCCATGGACTGCGCCCTCATCGAGATCTTCCAGGTGTACGGCGAAATATGCACCGGCATCGCACGGTTCCTCGTCAGCGGCGTTCCCGGGCCGGCGAAGCCGCGGGTGGGCAAAGCGGCCACGGCGGCGGGGGTAAAAGTGCTCTGGCGGTCGGCGGAGCAGAGCGCGCAGCTCGCGTCGTACTTCGAGCTGTGCCGCGGGCTCGGCGTGGTCAACGCCCGCAAACTCCCGGCGGCGTTCGTGCGCGTGGCGGACGAGGACGTCCGGCACCTCGAGCGGATCCTCATGGGCGACGCGCAAGACGACGCCGATGACGAGGCGGAGGGAGAAGGAACGGCGTCGGTTGACGCGAAGGATGCGGGGTCGGCGTCGACGACCACTGTGGTGACGATGGAGTGGGTGGCGTTCGACGAGGAGAAATCAAGCGGCGGCGCAGTCAATGGAACCCATTCATCGCCGCGCGTTTGGACGTCCGGGAAGGCGGGAACTTGATCGAGCTGTTCTGATCGGGTGCAGTGGCGTTGCCTTCTTGCTGTTCTTGTGCTCCCGCCGGATTAAGGTTAGAAGCGATTGTTAATTTGTCATTACACGAATTGTACTCTTGTAAATAGAAACGTGACTCGTTTTTATGTTCTGGATCCATTGTTTGTTGGTTTGCAAGGCACTACAGTCAATTTACTGGACATCATTAACTACATCTCTTGCCCTTGCGTGGTGTTCTGTACAAAATTTACGAGGGGAGTGTGATACTGCAATGAGATTGTTGTaccagagaatttttttttctgagggaaTAGGGAGATATATTTATTACTCACGAGATATTACAACCCTCACAGATCAGCTGCGAGGTAAAGTTTGGATAATGTCCGAAGCACACAGCCAAGTGAACAGTGCGTCGAGCGTGATGGGCTAGCTCGTGAGCTATCCTATTCTGAAAACGAGTACATTTTTCGATGCGAATCTCCCTCATCCCATTTATTTCAATGCGAATCTCTCTCATCCGTTTGCTAGAGCTCCTCAGTCCAAAAACTTTTTAGAACTGTGTATTTCTACTTTAGCAATTTATAGAATTAGAGCTATAAGTATATTAAGAAATTTTTGATgagttattttatttatattttagtctaaaaaatttaaattattttatcttaaCTTATAAACTTGAGATGTGACATAGAATTTAGCGAACATGACCTTCACAGAAGTGAACTTCACTCGGAATATCTGGAGCGATCTACAGATCCTGGCAGGCTGTCTGTTTCCACTACAACTGGAACGTGAGATCACTGCAAGGTCGGTGTTAAACCCTCCCGTAGagcagttttttttctttttcggagAACTCTCGTAGAACAGTTAGGATGGGTTTGGTTAAGCGTATAGGGTGGATGGAATCATCCTGTCCAGACTTTTGACCCTTGCGCGATGTTGGGTTCAGCGTACTAAAGCGAACAAGGTCATCCAATTGAAGGGAATATTTTCTGGATGAGCTCATCCAGAAAAAATACCCGGACGAAACCCGATTTTCTTTTGTGCGTGTTCTGCCTCCGCGCTCCCCGTGCCACTTAGCAGCCGAATCAGTTGTtgtgtttttatatttttcatttaactcttGATTTATCTGAGAGGATAAAAGTGGTTTAAAAATTCTAAGTATTTTTGTAAGCAAGTTAGAGCTCGctagcaactcattttaattagtgTGATCCAAAAAAAACTGAGTGAatttaactaaaattctccaaaaaaaaaatctacttttataacttctagtaatttttaatgcctcaaataaattcctaaaagcaagaaaaaattacttatattcttctcatataatgtactaatttataaaaatatttctaacccttagttatttggtaaaaaaagtgagttcttttgtaatgctccatttatacgtatttttatcattttatgtgatattttttaattcaatttaaattcaaatatatataaattcatccaaatgttgTATAATCAAGggaaaagtt is a genomic window of Phragmites australis chromosome 17, lpPhrAust1.1, whole genome shotgun sequence containing:
- the LOC133897687 gene encoding putative clathrin assembly protein At1g25240; its protein translation is MTSVRQWWRRAVAALKDRRSMLLARVRPRRVGAWHHRELEVAVIRATSHEDRWMDYRSAARVFAWARTSPSFLRSVMWVLARRARRTRCWVVALKTLMIAHGLSLRSGLAPPEARAGRVPFELADFQDRSSSSAKSVAFSAFVRAYFRFLNYRSHFSAQEDIDGDGADCSDYQTTRLDRIAKQQFLLELLLQIRPYGDGMEVPLVLEAMDCALIEIFQVYGEICTGIARFLVSGVPGPAKPRVGKAATAAGVKVLWRSAEQSAQLASYFELCRGLGVVNARKLPAAFVRVADEDVRHLERILMGDAQDDADDEAEGEGTASVDAKDAGSASTTTVVTMEWVAFDEEKSSGGAVNGTHSSPRVWTSGKAGT